A stretch of the Erinaceus europaeus chromosome 1, mEriEur2.1, whole genome shotgun sequence genome encodes the following:
- the TMEM191C gene encoding transmembrane protein 191C isoform X5, with protein sequence MAETQELLLQLQKDNRDGRLRKQELEELVRGLEAESELLHGRLQNLRERERSLRRRRGQTARTLRAEAREAARERAERARALLEAVEQRQRNLEQHNRRLQEQWEELSSQLFYYGRELQSPPREEQQLGTQLLALQELQEKVTKAAAALDAARGSQDLCDPRLRRGQDCAGSLMEEVAKADRVLGAGRAADAAAAPARPAGPAAALPAAGEPRHAAPRAPAPGLGRLLPSPALHAVPTARAARTPAAARIASSRGRGLPHLCLRVVFGCREGGGDATQVWRGRWGGGREVERLVKRT encoded by the exons ATGGCCGAGACTCAGGAgctgctgctgcagctgcagaAGGACAACCGCGACGGGCGCCTGCGGAAGCAGGAGCTGGAGGAGCTTGTGCGCGGGCTGGAGGCGGAGAGCGAACTCCTGCACGGGCGCCTGCAGAACCTGCGCGAGCGCGAGCGGAG CTTGCGGCGCAGACGCGGCCAAACGGCGCGCACCCTGAGAGCCGAGGCGCGCGAGGCAGCGCGGGAGCGAGCGGAGCGAGCGCGCGCGCTGCTGGAGGCGGTGGAGCAGCGCCAGCGGAACCTG GAGCAGCACAACCggcggctgcaggagcagtgggaggAGCTGTCGAGTCAG CTCTTCTACTATGGAAGGGAGCTGCAGAGTCCGCCACGCGAGGAGCAGCAGCTCGGGACGCAGCTGCTGGCGCTGCAG GAGCTGCAGGAGAAGGTGACGAAGGCGGCGGCCGCGCTGGACGCCGCGCGGGGCAGCCAGGACCT GTGCGACCCCCGGCTCCGCCGCGGGCAGGACTGCGCCGGCTCGCTCATGGAGGAGGTGGCCAAGGCGGACCGC GTTCTGGGCGCTGGGCGCGCTGCagatgctgctgctgctcccGCTCGGCCTGCTGGTCCTGCCGCTGCTCTACCTGCTGCTGGTGAACCCCGCCACGCTGCCCCCCGGGCTCCCGCGCCTGGGCTCGGCCGCCTTCTTCCGTCGCCTGCGCTACACGCTGTCCCCACTGCTCGAGCTGCGCGCACACCGGCTGCTGCCCGCATAGCGTCATCACGCGGCCGCGGCCTCCCGCACCTCTGTCTCCGAGTGGTTTTTGGGTGCAGGGAGGGCGGTGGAGACGCGACGCAGGTCTGGagaggcaggtggggagggggacgggAGGTGGagcgcctggttaagcgcacatag
- the TMEM191C gene encoding transmembrane protein 191C isoform X3 yields the protein MAETQELLLQLQKDNRDGRLRKQELEELVRGLEAESELLHGRLQNLRERERSLRRRRGQTARTLRAEAREAARERAERARALLEAVEQRQRNLEQHNRRLQEQWEELSSQLFYYGRELQSPPREEQQLGTQLLALQKQLEAAESRQAAQAESLLQELQEKVTKAAAALDAARGSQDLCDPRLRRGQDCAGSLMEEVAKADRVLGAGRAADAAAAPARPAGPAAALPAAGEPRHAAPRAPAPGLGRLLPSPALHAVPTARAARTPAAARIASSRGRGLPHLCLRVVFGCREGGGDATQVWRGRWGGGREVERLVKRT from the exons ATGGCCGAGACTCAGGAgctgctgctgcagctgcagaAGGACAACCGCGACGGGCGCCTGCGGAAGCAGGAGCTGGAGGAGCTTGTGCGCGGGCTGGAGGCGGAGAGCGAACTCCTGCACGGGCGCCTGCAGAACCTGCGCGAGCGCGAGCGGAG CTTGCGGCGCAGACGCGGCCAAACGGCGCGCACCCTGAGAGCCGAGGCGCGCGAGGCAGCGCGGGAGCGAGCGGAGCGAGCGCGCGCGCTGCTGGAGGCGGTGGAGCAGCGCCAGCGGAACCTG GAGCAGCACAACCggcggctgcaggagcagtgggaggAGCTGTCGAGTCAG CTCTTCTACTATGGAAGGGAGCTGCAGAGTCCGCCACGCGAGGAGCAGCAGCTCGGGACGCAGCTGCTGGCGCTGCAG AAGCAGCTGGAAGCGGCGGAAAGCCGGCAGGCGGCGCAGGCCGAGAGCCTGCTGCAG GAGCTGCAGGAGAAGGTGACGAAGGCGGCGGCCGCGCTGGACGCCGCGCGGGGCAGCCAGGACCT GTGCGACCCCCGGCTCCGCCGCGGGCAGGACTGCGCCGGCTCGCTCATGGAGGAGGTGGCCAAGGCGGACCGC GTTCTGGGCGCTGGGCGCGCTGCagatgctgctgctgctcccGCTCGGCCTGCTGGTCCTGCCGCTGCTCTACCTGCTGCTGGTGAACCCCGCCACGCTGCCCCCCGGGCTCCCGCGCCTGGGCTCGGCCGCCTTCTTCCGTCGCCTGCGCTACACGCTGTCCCCACTGCTCGAGCTGCGCGCACACCGGCTGCTGCCCGCATAGCGTCATCACGCGGCCGCGGCCTCCCGCACCTCTGTCTCCGAGTGGTTTTTGGGTGCAGGGAGGGCGGTGGAGACGCGACGCAGGTCTGGagaggcaggtggggagggggacgggAGGTGGagcgcctggttaagcgcacatag
- the TMEM191C gene encoding transmembrane protein 191C isoform X1, which translates to MAETQELLLQLQKDNRDGRLRKQELEELVRGLEAESELLHGRLQNLRERERSLRRRRGQTARTLRAEAREAARERAERARALLEAVEQRQRNLEQHNRRLQEQWEELSSQLFYYGRELQSPPREEQQLGTQLLALQKQLEAAESRQAAQAESLLQGTRRIEEAWANFQEQSEVLQELQEKVTKAAAALDAARGSQDLCDPRLRRGQDCAGSLMEEVAKADRVLGAGRAADAAAAPARPAGPAAALPAAGEPRHAAPRAPAPGLGRLLPSPALHAVPTARAARTPAAARIASSRGRGLPHLCLRVVFGCREGGGDATQVWRGRWGGGREVERLVKRT; encoded by the exons ATGGCCGAGACTCAGGAgctgctgctgcagctgcagaAGGACAACCGCGACGGGCGCCTGCGGAAGCAGGAGCTGGAGGAGCTTGTGCGCGGGCTGGAGGCGGAGAGCGAACTCCTGCACGGGCGCCTGCAGAACCTGCGCGAGCGCGAGCGGAG CTTGCGGCGCAGACGCGGCCAAACGGCGCGCACCCTGAGAGCCGAGGCGCGCGAGGCAGCGCGGGAGCGAGCGGAGCGAGCGCGCGCGCTGCTGGAGGCGGTGGAGCAGCGCCAGCGGAACCTG GAGCAGCACAACCggcggctgcaggagcagtgggaggAGCTGTCGAGTCAG CTCTTCTACTATGGAAGGGAGCTGCAGAGTCCGCCACGCGAGGAGCAGCAGCTCGGGACGCAGCTGCTGGCGCTGCAG AAGCAGCTGGAAGCGGCGGAAAGCCGGCAGGCGGCGCAGGCCGAGAGCCTGCTGCAG GGCACGCGGCGGATTGAGGAGGCCTGGGCCAACTTCCAGGAGCAGAGCgaagtcctgcag GAGCTGCAGGAGAAGGTGACGAAGGCGGCGGCCGCGCTGGACGCCGCGCGGGGCAGCCAGGACCT GTGCGACCCCCGGCTCCGCCGCGGGCAGGACTGCGCCGGCTCGCTCATGGAGGAGGTGGCCAAGGCGGACCGC GTTCTGGGCGCTGGGCGCGCTGCagatgctgctgctgctcccGCTCGGCCTGCTGGTCCTGCCGCTGCTCTACCTGCTGCTGGTGAACCCCGCCACGCTGCCCCCCGGGCTCCCGCGCCTGGGCTCGGCCGCCTTCTTCCGTCGCCTGCGCTACACGCTGTCCCCACTGCTCGAGCTGCGCGCACACCGGCTGCTGCCCGCATAGCGTCATCACGCGGCCGCGGCCTCCCGCACCTCTGTCTCCGAGTGGTTTTTGGGTGCAGGGAGGGCGGTGGAGACGCGACGCAGGTCTGGagaggcaggtggggagggggacgggAGGTGGagcgcctggttaagcgcacatag
- the TMEM191C gene encoding transmembrane protein 191C isoform X2 has translation MAETQELLLQLQKDNRDGRLRKQELEELVRGLEAESELLHGRLQNLRERERSLRRRRGQTARTLRAEAREAARERAERARALLEAVEQRQRNLEQHNRRLQEQWEELSSQLFYYGRELQSPPREEQQLGTQLLALQKQLEAAESRQAAQAESLLQGTRRIEEAWANFQEQSEVLQELQEKVRPPAPPRAGLRRLAHGGGGQGGPREAAVRWSVRVGPQVLGAGRAADAAAAPARPAGPAAALPAAGEPRHAAPRAPAPGLGRLLPSPALHAVPTARAARTPAAARIASSRGRGLPHLCLRVVFGCREGGGDATQVWRGRWGGGREVERLVKRT, from the exons ATGGCCGAGACTCAGGAgctgctgctgcagctgcagaAGGACAACCGCGACGGGCGCCTGCGGAAGCAGGAGCTGGAGGAGCTTGTGCGCGGGCTGGAGGCGGAGAGCGAACTCCTGCACGGGCGCCTGCAGAACCTGCGCGAGCGCGAGCGGAG CTTGCGGCGCAGACGCGGCCAAACGGCGCGCACCCTGAGAGCCGAGGCGCGCGAGGCAGCGCGGGAGCGAGCGGAGCGAGCGCGCGCGCTGCTGGAGGCGGTGGAGCAGCGCCAGCGGAACCTG GAGCAGCACAACCggcggctgcaggagcagtgggaggAGCTGTCGAGTCAG CTCTTCTACTATGGAAGGGAGCTGCAGAGTCCGCCACGCGAGGAGCAGCAGCTCGGGACGCAGCTGCTGGCGCTGCAG AAGCAGCTGGAAGCGGCGGAAAGCCGGCAGGCGGCGCAGGCCGAGAGCCTGCTGCAG GGCACGCGGCGGATTGAGGAGGCCTGGGCCAACTTCCAGGAGCAGAGCgaagtcctgcag GAGCTGCAGGAGAAG GTGCGACCCCCGGCTCCGCCGCGGGCAGGACTGCGCCGGCTCGCTCATGGAGGAGGTGGCCAAGGCGGACCGC GAGAGGCGGCTGTTCGGTGGAGCGTGCGCGTCGGGCCTCAG GTTCTGGGCGCTGGGCGCGCTGCagatgctgctgctgctcccGCTCGGCCTGCTGGTCCTGCCGCTGCTCTACCTGCTGCTGGTGAACCCCGCCACGCTGCCCCCCGGGCTCCCGCGCCTGGGCTCGGCCGCCTTCTTCCGTCGCCTGCGCTACACGCTGTCCCCACTGCTCGAGCTGCGCGCACACCGGCTGCTGCCCGCATAGCGTCATCACGCGGCCGCGGCCTCCCGCACCTCTGTCTCCGAGTGGTTTTTGGGTGCAGGGAGGGCGGTGGAGACGCGACGCAGGTCTGGagaggcaggtggggagggggacgggAGGTGGagcgcctggttaagcgcacatag
- the TMEM191C gene encoding transmembrane protein 191C isoform X6 — protein MAETQELLLQLQKDNRDGRLRKQELEELVRGLEAESELLHGRLQNLRERERSLRRRRGQTARTLRAEAREAARERAERARALLEAVEQRQRNLEQHNRRLQEQWEELSSQLFYYGRELQSPPREEQQLGTQLLALQELQEKVRPPAPPRAGLRRLAHGGGGQGGPREAAVRWSVRVGPQVLGAGRAADAAAAPARPAGPAAALPAAGEPRHAAPRAPAPGLGRLLPSPALHAVPTARAARTPAAARIASSRGRGLPHLCLRVVFGCREGGGDATQVWRGRWGGGREVERLVKRT, from the exons ATGGCCGAGACTCAGGAgctgctgctgcagctgcagaAGGACAACCGCGACGGGCGCCTGCGGAAGCAGGAGCTGGAGGAGCTTGTGCGCGGGCTGGAGGCGGAGAGCGAACTCCTGCACGGGCGCCTGCAGAACCTGCGCGAGCGCGAGCGGAG CTTGCGGCGCAGACGCGGCCAAACGGCGCGCACCCTGAGAGCCGAGGCGCGCGAGGCAGCGCGGGAGCGAGCGGAGCGAGCGCGCGCGCTGCTGGAGGCGGTGGAGCAGCGCCAGCGGAACCTG GAGCAGCACAACCggcggctgcaggagcagtgggaggAGCTGTCGAGTCAG CTCTTCTACTATGGAAGGGAGCTGCAGAGTCCGCCACGCGAGGAGCAGCAGCTCGGGACGCAGCTGCTGGCGCTGCAG GAGCTGCAGGAGAAG GTGCGACCCCCGGCTCCGCCGCGGGCAGGACTGCGCCGGCTCGCTCATGGAGGAGGTGGCCAAGGCGGACCGC GAGAGGCGGCTGTTCGGTGGAGCGTGCGCGTCGGGCCTCAG GTTCTGGGCGCTGGGCGCGCTGCagatgctgctgctgctcccGCTCGGCCTGCTGGTCCTGCCGCTGCTCTACCTGCTGCTGGTGAACCCCGCCACGCTGCCCCCCGGGCTCCCGCGCCTGGGCTCGGCCGCCTTCTTCCGTCGCCTGCGCTACACGCTGTCCCCACTGCTCGAGCTGCGCGCACACCGGCTGCTGCCCGCATAGCGTCATCACGCGGCCGCGGCCTCCCGCACCTCTGTCTCCGAGTGGTTTTTGGGTGCAGGGAGGGCGGTGGAGACGCGACGCAGGTCTGGagaggcaggtggggagggggacgggAGGTGGagcgcctggttaagcgcacatag
- the TMEM191C gene encoding transmembrane protein 191C isoform X4, translating to MAETQELLLQLQKDNRDGRLRKQELEELVRGLEAESELLHGRLQNLRERERSLRRRRGQTARTLRAEAREAARERAERARALLEAVEQRQRNLEQHNRRLQEQWEELSSQLFYYGRELQSPPREEQQLGTQLLALQKQLEAAESRQAAQAESLLQGTRRIEEAWANFQEQSEVLQELQEKVTKAAAALDAARGSQDLCDPRLRRGQDCAGSLMEEVAKADRERRLFGGACASGLRFWALGALQMLLLLPLGLLVLPLLYLLLVNPATLPPGLPRLGSAAFFRRLRYTLSPLLELRAHRLLPA from the exons ATGGCCGAGACTCAGGAgctgctgctgcagctgcagaAGGACAACCGCGACGGGCGCCTGCGGAAGCAGGAGCTGGAGGAGCTTGTGCGCGGGCTGGAGGCGGAGAGCGAACTCCTGCACGGGCGCCTGCAGAACCTGCGCGAGCGCGAGCGGAG CTTGCGGCGCAGACGCGGCCAAACGGCGCGCACCCTGAGAGCCGAGGCGCGCGAGGCAGCGCGGGAGCGAGCGGAGCGAGCGCGCGCGCTGCTGGAGGCGGTGGAGCAGCGCCAGCGGAACCTG GAGCAGCACAACCggcggctgcaggagcagtgggaggAGCTGTCGAGTCAG CTCTTCTACTATGGAAGGGAGCTGCAGAGTCCGCCACGCGAGGAGCAGCAGCTCGGGACGCAGCTGCTGGCGCTGCAG AAGCAGCTGGAAGCGGCGGAAAGCCGGCAGGCGGCGCAGGCCGAGAGCCTGCTGCAG GGCACGCGGCGGATTGAGGAGGCCTGGGCCAACTTCCAGGAGCAGAGCgaagtcctgcag GAGCTGCAGGAGAAGGTGACGAAGGCGGCGGCCGCGCTGGACGCCGCGCGGGGCAGCCAGGACCT GTGCGACCCCCGGCTCCGCCGCGGGCAGGACTGCGCCGGCTCGCTCATGGAGGAGGTGGCCAAGGCGGACCGC GAGAGGCGGCTGTTCGGTGGAGCGTGCGCGTCGGGCCTCAG GTTCTGGGCGCTGGGCGCGCTGCagatgctgctgctgctcccGCTCGGCCTGCTGGTCCTGCCGCTGCTCTACCTGCTGCTGGTGAACCCCGCCACGCTGCCCCCCGGGCTCCCGCGCCTGGGCTCGGCCGCCTTCTTCCGTCGCCTGCGCTACACGCTGTCCCCACTGCTCGAGCTGCGCGCACACCGGCTGCTGCCCGCATAG